A section of the Paenibacillus odorifer genome encodes:
- a CDS encoding acetyl-CoA carboxylase carboxyltransferase subunit alpha, protein MAGELPFEMPLVEMRKKIAELKQFGEEKGIDFTDEVARLEERYRVLEEEIYSNISPSQKMHLARHQGRPTSLDLMGQIFTDFIELHGDRMFGDDLAIVGGIGKLNGLPVTVIGQQRGKDTKENILRFFGSAHPEGFRKALRLMQQADKFKRPIITFVDTKGAYPGNTAEERGQSEAIARNLREMSQFGVPVICVVIGEGGSGGALALAVGNRVLMLEHAIYSAISPNGAASILWKDASKADQAAEAMKITAADLLEMEVIEEIVPEPKGGAHRDYEATAAAIKDALWRHLQELTQMNSVELKDDRYRKFRKIGEFAEAQQEQIFIEEEVKSEV, encoded by the coding sequence TTGGCAGGAGAGTTGCCTTTTGAAATGCCTCTGGTAGAAATGCGCAAGAAGATTGCTGAACTGAAACAGTTTGGCGAAGAGAAGGGTATTGATTTTACGGACGAGGTAGCTAGGCTGGAAGAACGATACCGTGTGCTGGAGGAAGAGATATATTCTAATATTTCTCCTTCGCAAAAAATGCATTTGGCTAGACATCAAGGACGTCCGACTTCCCTTGATCTTATGGGGCAGATCTTCACAGATTTTATTGAGCTCCACGGTGATCGGATGTTTGGGGATGATCTTGCTATTGTAGGCGGCATCGGTAAACTAAATGGGTTGCCGGTTACAGTTATTGGCCAGCAGCGCGGTAAAGACACCAAAGAGAATATTTTACGATTCTTCGGCAGTGCACACCCTGAGGGCTTCCGTAAAGCGCTGCGTCTGATGCAGCAAGCGGACAAGTTCAAACGTCCCATTATTACCTTCGTGGATACGAAAGGTGCATACCCAGGCAACACAGCCGAGGAAAGAGGTCAATCCGAAGCGATTGCCCGTAATTTACGCGAGATGTCTCAGTTTGGTGTCCCTGTAATCTGTGTGGTCATCGGTGAAGGCGGAAGCGGTGGCGCCCTGGCATTGGCGGTTGGAAATAGAGTGCTCATGCTGGAACATGCCATTTATTCGGCGATATCTCCAAACGGAGCGGCCTCTATTCTGTGGAAGGATGCTTCGAAGGCTGATCAAGCGGCAGAAGCCATGAAGATAACGGCTGCTGATCTGCTTGAGATGGAAGTTATAGAAGAGATCGTACCAGAGCCTAAAGGCGGCGCTCATCGGGATTACGAAGCAACGGCAGCGGCGATTAAGGATGCATTATGGCGGCATCTGCAGGAGCTAACCCAGATGAACTCAGTGGAATTGAAGGATGATCGATACCGTAAATTCCGTAAAATTGGTGAGTTTGCAGAGGCTCAGCAGGAACAAATTTTCATTGAAGAAGAAGTGAAGTCAGAAGTGTAA
- the pyk gene encoding pyruvate kinase: MRKSKIVCTIGPASESLENIKKLILAGMNVARLNFSHGDFEEHGARINTIRQASKELNKTVAILLDTKGPEIRTGKLEVEPIELVQDEYLTLTTEEILGNQDRISITYSELPNDVQVGSTILIDDGLIGLTVVDIQGTEIKTRIVNGGTIKSKKGVNVPGVNISLPGITEKDTNDILFGIEQDIDFIAASFVRKASDVQEIRELLEKNNASHIQIISKIENQQGVDNLDEILEASDGLMVARGDLGVEIPAEDVPLAQKLMIQKCNVAGKPVITATQMLDSMQRNPRPTRAEASDVANAILDGTDAIMLSGETAAGKYPVESVLTMSRIAEKAESALNHHEIFMKQQTAQETTVTEAISQSVAISALDLNAKAIISSTVTGHTARVVSKYRPKAPIIAVTTQERTMRQLSLVWGVTPVFGQVASSTDELLETAIKGGKDSGLVQTGDLVVITAGIPLGRSGSTNLVKVSTIE, translated from the coding sequence ATGCGGAAAAGTAAAATTGTATGTACGATCGGACCTGCGAGTGAATCGTTGGAGAATATCAAAAAATTGATTTTGGCTGGTATGAATGTGGCCCGTCTGAATTTCTCCCACGGCGATTTCGAAGAGCACGGTGCTCGGATCAATACGATCCGTCAAGCATCTAAGGAACTGAACAAAACAGTTGCTATCCTGCTCGATACTAAAGGACCGGAGATTCGCACAGGCAAGCTGGAAGTAGAACCGATTGAACTTGTTCAGGACGAGTACCTGACACTGACTACGGAAGAGATCCTTGGTAATCAAGATCGTATTTCCATCACGTACAGCGAACTTCCTAACGATGTTCAAGTAGGATCCACAATCCTTATTGATGACGGTCTGATTGGTTTGACAGTTGTCGACATTCAAGGTACAGAAATCAAGACCCGTATTGTAAACGGTGGTACGATTAAGAGCAAGAAGGGCGTTAACGTACCAGGAGTAAACATCTCCTTGCCGGGTATTACGGAAAAAGACACCAACGATATTCTTTTTGGTATCGAACAGGACATCGATTTTATCGCCGCTTCCTTCGTTCGCAAAGCTAGCGACGTTCAGGAAATTCGTGAGCTGCTTGAGAAAAACAACGCTTCTCACATCCAAATCATTTCCAAAATCGAAAACCAACAAGGTGTTGACAACCTTGATGAAATTTTAGAAGCTTCTGACGGCCTGATGGTTGCTCGTGGTGACCTTGGTGTTGAAATCCCAGCTGAAGATGTACCTTTGGCTCAAAAATTGATGATTCAAAAATGTAACGTTGCTGGTAAACCAGTTATCACAGCTACACAAATGTTGGATTCCATGCAACGCAACCCACGTCCTACTCGCGCTGAAGCAAGTGACGTAGCAAACGCTATTTTAGATGGAACAGATGCAATCATGCTTTCCGGAGAAACTGCTGCTGGTAAATATCCAGTAGAATCCGTACTTACAATGTCCCGCATTGCTGAGAAAGCGGAATCCGCTCTGAACCACCATGAAATCTTCATGAAACAACAAACTGCACAAGAAACTACAGTTACAGAAGCAATCAGCCAATCCGTTGCAATTTCTGCTTTGGATCTGAACGCTAAGGCTATCATTTCTTCGACAGTAACAGGTCATACTGCACGCGTTGTTTCCAAATACCGTCCTAAAGCACCAATCATTGCCGTTACAACACAAGAAAGAACTATGCGTCAATTGTCCCTCGTTTGGGGCGTAACGCCAGTGTTCGGACAAGTTGCATCTTCCACAGATGAGCTGCTGGAAACAGCAATCAAAGGTGGTAAGGATTCCGGTCTGGTTCAAACTGGTGACCTAGTTGTGATTACTGCAGGAATTCCACTTGGACGTTCTGGTTCCACTAACTTGGTAAAAGTAAGCACAATCGAGTAG
- a CDS encoding G1 family glutamic endopeptidase, giving the protein MNDKQNSIRVNHPCLKDKSNANKFQSSGFGWSSTNWSGYTITGKKGTFNRIAGEWIVPSVKPTSKPSYSSAWIGIDGFKNSSLIQTGTGHEFVNGRARYYAWWEILPDVETVIPLPVSPGDHIKANITKVGRNKWTITLRNLSRNWIFRTLQRYNGPQTSGEWIMEAPEVDGSIAKLARVSPTCFYCCRINGKSPRLTLNMGGIMVQNNATIAVPSCPNHRGDSFTVKRTYPK; this is encoded by the coding sequence TTGAATGATAAACAAAATTCTATTCGGGTCAATCATCCATGTCTAAAAGACAAATCTAATGCGAACAAATTTCAAAGCTCCGGCTTCGGCTGGTCTTCAACAAACTGGAGCGGGTATACAATCACTGGAAAAAAGGGGACCTTTAACCGCATTGCCGGCGAATGGATCGTTCCCTCCGTAAAACCAACCTCTAAACCTTCCTATTCCTCTGCTTGGATTGGAATCGACGGTTTCAAGAACAGCAGCCTGATCCAAACGGGAACAGGCCATGAATTCGTAAATGGCCGTGCCCGGTATTACGCTTGGTGGGAAATCCTACCTGATGTTGAAACGGTAATTCCCCTTCCAGTGAGCCCTGGAGACCATATAAAAGCTAACATCACGAAGGTAGGCCGCAACAAATGGACGATTACGCTCCGCAATTTGAGCCGAAATTGGATTTTTCGAACATTGCAGCGATACAACGGACCACAAACCTCTGGTGAATGGATTATGGAGGCTCCCGAGGTAGACGGCTCGATCGCAAAGCTGGCGCGCGTCTCCCCTACTTGCTTCTATTGCTGTCGAATTAATGGCAAAAGTCCGAGGCTTACCCTAAATATGGGAGGAATCATGGTGCAAAATAACGCTACTATCGCCGTTCCTTCTTGTCCAAACCATCGTGGGGATTCTTTTACTGTCAAACGAACATACCCCAAATAA
- a CDS encoding MFS transporter — translation MEKLSKLRGFYLFLGLAGGSFGSYLTLLLVHNGLDSGQIGILMATGTLIAITIQPIWGIVSDRYNQTRLVLILSVAIPALLAVFYRSEYFIVLLLVYTLSTIFSSTQAPIADSYAISAAKRAGATYGSIRLMMSIGAAVGAYLGGLYVSSFSVSTIWLPFLMFNLIAVLIALTLPKQAEENHMMRQSFSQGVKKLLGNRVFLAFLGGSFLVNQTMTAFGTYFVIAFQSVGGSTRYAGIALFLASVTNVPSMLFASKVIKKLGRERTLLLGALIYVLRWGIQVAFPYPSVMIGVQVLHGLSFGFFYIAAVEYVSQITSNEMQATGQSVFNMVFSGFAGVVGNLLNGFLLNQGGVEVMNLSCMLSSIAGAMLLFYVARSSRSKLSTTKLSSDGARA, via the coding sequence ATGGAAAAATTATCGAAGCTGCGTGGCTTTTATCTGTTTTTAGGATTGGCCGGTGGTTCATTTGGCTCATATCTAACGCTGCTGCTTGTACACAATGGACTTGATAGCGGGCAAATAGGTATACTAATGGCAACAGGCACGCTAATTGCGATCACGATTCAGCCAATATGGGGAATTGTCTCGGATCGGTATAATCAGACACGTTTGGTACTAATCCTAAGTGTGGCGATACCGGCTTTATTAGCGGTCTTTTACCGTTCGGAATATTTTATAGTGTTACTGCTGGTGTATACCCTCTCAACAATCTTTTCCTCAACACAGGCGCCTATAGCCGATTCTTACGCGATTTCAGCGGCGAAGAGGGCTGGGGCTACTTATGGTAGTATAAGGCTTATGATGAGCATTGGAGCGGCAGTGGGAGCCTATTTAGGCGGATTGTATGTATCGTCCTTCTCTGTATCCACGATATGGCTGCCCTTTCTTATGTTTAATCTAATTGCGGTTCTTATTGCATTGACGCTGCCAAAGCAGGCAGAAGAGAATCATATGATGCGGCAATCGTTTTCTCAGGGGGTTAAAAAGCTGCTGGGGAATCGGGTGTTCCTAGCGTTTTTGGGTGGCAGTTTTCTTGTGAACCAGACGATGACTGCTTTTGGAACCTACTTCGTTATCGCGTTTCAGTCGGTTGGAGGTTCAACTCGTTATGCAGGAATTGCGCTTTTTCTCGCATCTGTAACGAACGTGCCCTCCATGCTGTTTGCTTCCAAGGTAATCAAAAAGCTGGGTCGCGAGCGGACGCTGCTCCTTGGTGCACTTATTTATGTCTTGCGGTGGGGCATTCAGGTGGCATTCCCTTATCCATCCGTAATGATTGGAGTGCAGGTACTGCATGGTCTGTCATTCGGGTTCTTTTATATTGCTGCCGTTGAATATGTATCTCAGATCACCTCTAACGAGATGCAGGCGACTGGGCAAAGTGTTTTTAATATGGTGTTCTCGGGTTTTGCCGGTGTTGTTGGCAATTTATTAAATGGATTCTTGCTCAATCAAGGCGGTGTAGAAGTGATGAACCTGTCTTGTATGTTGAGTTCAATCGCAGGAGCGATGCTGCTATTTTATGTCGCCAGAAGCTCCCGAAGCAAACTATCAACGACAAAGCTATCTTCAGACGGGGCCAGGGCATAA
- a CDS encoding acyl-CoA thioesterase produces MELQQDGLRSRWYESTLRVRYQESDQMGVVYHANYLNWFESGRTELLRQLGFTYRELENQGVLLPVTSADLQFKSPARYDDLISVYARMTTFSALRVAFEYQVRRLSEAEGRNLEGSAATLGQLRSMDLPGELLVTGSTNHVWVNREWKPARLDRALPELFHAIKGALREERGSV; encoded by the coding sequence ATGGAATTACAGCAAGACGGCTTGCGAAGCCGGTGGTATGAATCGACCCTGCGTGTTCGATACCAGGAAAGTGATCAGATGGGCGTTGTGTATCATGCGAATTATTTGAACTGGTTTGAGTCTGGCCGTACGGAGTTGTTACGTCAGCTTGGCTTTACTTATCGTGAGCTTGAGAATCAGGGAGTGCTGCTTCCTGTTACCTCAGCCGATTTGCAATTTAAAAGTCCGGCGCGATATGATGATCTTATCTCCGTGTATGCGCGAATGACTACCTTTTCGGCGTTAAGAGTCGCATTTGAGTATCAGGTGCGGAGGCTCTCGGAAGCAGAAGGTAGGAATTTAGAGGGTTCAGCGGCTACTTTGGGACAATTGCGGTCGATGGACCTCCCCGGGGAACTGCTGGTTACCGGCTCGACAAATCATGTTTGGGTGAATCGAGAATGGAAGCCTGCCAGGCTGGATAGAGCCCTTCCGGAGCTGTTTCACGCGATTAAAGGAGCGCTGCGGGAAGAAAGGGGTTCTGTATGA
- a CDS encoding FxsA family protein: MIRSKWLWAALFIIPAVELFGFIFVADQLGAFKTLLLMLTTSVIGLLMMRFEGNKVLQDSRTHMQEGRVPGRTMLDGLCIFFGGLLLILPGFVTDIVGFSLVFPLTRPLYRIFLLKWIEKKMKNGTFTFYRR; encoded by the coding sequence ATGATTAGAAGCAAATGGTTGTGGGCTGCATTATTTATCATTCCTGCCGTGGAATTATTCGGCTTTATCTTTGTAGCAGATCAGCTTGGAGCATTCAAAACGCTGCTGCTTATGTTGACCACCTCGGTTATTGGTTTATTGATGATGCGTTTCGAAGGGAATAAGGTGCTGCAAGACAGCAGAACACATATGCAGGAGGGACGCGTTCCTGGCCGGACGATGCTGGATGGCCTATGCATTTTTTTCGGGGGCTTACTGCTGATCTTACCTGGTTTCGTAACGGATATTGTAGGTTTCTCCTTGGTGTTTCCGTTGACTCGGCCTTTGTATCGTATATTTTTGCTGAAGTGGATTGAGAAAAAGATGAAAAACGGCACCTTCACTTTTTACCGCCGCTAG
- the ytvI gene encoding sporulation integral membrane protein YtvI produces the protein MDRLALKRLLRGLWVVLATSILLLAIYLLLPLLYPLLLAWLLAYIMHPLVLILKGLKLPAWLAVSLSLLFYIGGTALVLTAMITRLVKELIVLLQTFNLHTDQWRELLLSLSQNASIQNIINQINQFYRDNPDYHATIDSNISRTTETVGYAVTQVVTGFFNVILKLISALPSMGTILIVVVLAAFFISTSWERHNAKLTSWLPAPFLKPVSDIWRDLRKALFGYLRAQLILISITAVIVVTGLLLLGVKSAFAIGLMIGFVDLLPYLGVGIVMIPWALYSYMTDNLALGIGLTILYAVILITRQVLEPKVLASSIGLDPLAMLVGMFAGLQLFGMLGLIIGPVILVILVAFNRAGVFHALHSYIVSGRLR, from the coding sequence ATGGACCGATTAGCATTAAAAAGACTGCTGCGCGGCCTGTGGGTCGTTCTGGCTACCTCTATCCTCCTGCTGGCAATCTATTTATTGCTTCCGCTGTTATACCCCCTCCTGCTCGCTTGGTTGCTCGCTTATATCATGCATCCACTAGTGTTGATTCTTAAAGGTCTTAAGCTCCCAGCGTGGCTCGCAGTGTCGCTCTCGCTGCTATTTTACATAGGCGGAACCGCACTAGTACTGACCGCGATGATTACAAGGCTAGTGAAAGAATTGATCGTATTGCTGCAGACCTTTAATCTTCATACGGACCAATGGAGAGAGCTTCTGCTGTCTTTGAGCCAGAATGCAAGCATACAGAATATCATTAACCAGATAAATCAGTTCTACCGCGACAATCCTGACTATCACGCCACCATTGACAGCAATATCAGCAGAACAACGGAAACAGTTGGTTACGCAGTTACGCAAGTGGTGACCGGATTTTTTAATGTGATCTTAAAGCTGATCTCTGCTCTACCCAGTATGGGTACAATTCTTATCGTGGTCGTTCTCGCTGCCTTTTTTATTAGTACTAGCTGGGAAAGACATAATGCCAAACTCACAAGCTGGCTGCCAGCACCGTTCTTAAAGCCTGTATCGGATATCTGGCGGGATCTGCGAAAAGCTCTCTTCGGCTATCTCCGGGCTCAGCTAATCCTCATCTCGATTACAGCGGTCATTGTCGTGACCGGGTTGCTGCTCTTGGGTGTAAAATCTGCTTTCGCTATTGGCTTAATGATTGGTTTTGTGGATCTGCTGCCTTATTTAGGGGTTGGAATCGTAATGATTCCCTGGGCTTTATACTCTTACATGACAGACAATCTGGCACTGGGGATCGGACTTACTATCCTATATGCCGTTATCCTTATAACCCGCCAAGTGCTTGAGCCGAAAGTGCTCGCCAGCAGCATTGGGCTTGATCCCCTTGCTATGCTGGTCGGTATGTTTGCAGGTTTGCAGCTGTTCGGCATGCTTGGGCTGATCATCGGTCCCGTTATTCTAGTTATCCTTGTAGCCTTTAACCGAGCAGGTGTATTTCACGCGTTACACAGCTATATTGTCAGCGGAAGACTAAGATAA
- the citZ gene encoding citrate synthase, with the protein MTATKGLEGIVATTSSISSIVDGVLTYRGYDIDDLAENATFEETAYLLWFGSLPTTPELEALKRDFSAFARIPEPVIEQMKLYPKDTNTMAALRTAVSSLALYDEAADDMSREANEIKAVKLQAQLPTVVAALSRIRKGLEPVAPKEGVSIAENFLYMLWGKEPDSVSVKALDTALVLHADHELNASTFAGRVTVATLSDIYSGVTSAIGALKGPLHGGANEAVMKMLEEIGSLEAVEPYIHKKLDNREKIMGFGHRVYKNGDPRAKHLMKMSLELGTMKNDTTLYDMSVNIEELITGQKGLKPNVDFYSASVYTQLGIERELFTPIFAISRTSGWTAHILEQYTDNRIIRPRAEYTGMIEQKYVPVDER; encoded by the coding sequence ATGACAGCTACCAAAGGCTTGGAAGGTATCGTTGCAACAACTTCATCCATTAGCTCTATTGTGGATGGGGTACTCACTTACCGTGGTTATGATATTGATGATCTCGCAGAAAATGCTACCTTCGAAGAAACCGCTTATTTATTGTGGTTTGGCAGTCTACCAACAACACCAGAGCTGGAAGCGCTCAAACGGGATTTCAGTGCTTTCGCACGGATTCCTGAGCCAGTTATCGAGCAAATGAAGCTCTATCCAAAAGACACCAACACCATGGCAGCATTGCGGACTGCTGTATCAAGCCTTGCTCTCTATGATGAAGCGGCTGACGATATGAGTAGAGAAGCTAACGAGATTAAAGCAGTAAAACTACAGGCACAGCTCCCGACGGTTGTGGCAGCCCTATCGCGTATTCGCAAAGGTCTGGAACCTGTGGCTCCTAAAGAAGGCGTCTCGATTGCCGAGAACTTCCTGTATATGCTATGGGGAAAAGAGCCTGACAGTGTATCTGTTAAAGCGCTTGATACCGCACTTGTGCTTCATGCGGACCATGAGCTGAATGCTTCAACTTTTGCAGGCCGGGTTACGGTTGCAACCTTGTCCGATATTTATTCAGGCGTAACCTCTGCTATCGGTGCACTCAAGGGTCCACTTCACGGTGGGGCGAATGAAGCCGTTATGAAGATGCTTGAAGAGATCGGAAGTTTGGAAGCGGTTGAACCTTATATTCATAAGAAGCTGGATAACCGTGAGAAGATCATGGGCTTCGGCCATAGAGTATACAAGAATGGTGATCCACGTGCTAAACATCTGATGAAAATGTCACTTGAACTTGGCACAATGAAGAATGATACTACGCTGTATGATATGTCCGTAAATATCGAGGAATTGATTACCGGACAAAAGGGACTTAAACCAAATGTTGATTTCTATTCGGCATCAGTTTATACACAGCTGGGTATTGAACGTGAGCTGTTCACTCCTATCTTTGCAATTAGCCGGACTTCAGGCTGGACTGCGCATATTCTGGAGCAATATACAGATAACCGTATTATCCGGCCACGTGCAGAATACACAGGTATGATTGAACAGAAATACGTTCCAGTAGACGAAAGATAG
- the icd gene encoding NADP-dependent isocitrate dehydrogenase — translation MLKLEKFDLPTEGEQITIKDGKLQVPNHPIIPFIEGDGTGRDIWKASKRVLDAAVTKAYGGTKQIAWYEVFAGEKAFNTYGEWLPNDTLEAIREYFVAIKGPLTTPIGGGIRSLNVALRQELDLYVCLRPVRYFEGVPSPVKRPELVDMVIFRENTEDIYAGIEYQEGSAEVKKVIEFLQKEMGVNKIRFPETSGIGIKPVSSEGSKRLVRAAIEYAIKHGRKSVTLVHKGNIMKFTEGAFKNWGYEVAEQEFGGKVFTWNQYDVIKEREGEAAANAAQKDAEAAGKIIIKDAIADIALQQVLTRPTDFDVIATLNLNGDYLSDALAAQIGGIGIAPGANINYISGHAIFEATHGTAPKYADKDVVNPGSVILSGVMLLEHLGWQEAADLIYKGMETAINNKTVTYDFARLMEGATELKCSAFADEIINHL, via the coding sequence ATGTTGAAACTAGAAAAATTCGATCTGCCAACAGAAGGCGAACAAATCACAATTAAAGATGGTAAACTGCAGGTTCCTAATCATCCAATCATTCCTTTTATCGAGGGTGACGGCACAGGCCGTGATATTTGGAAGGCTTCCAAACGCGTACTTGATGCAGCAGTAACTAAAGCTTATGGCGGCACAAAGCAAATCGCTTGGTACGAAGTTTTTGCTGGCGAAAAAGCCTTCAATACATATGGCGAATGGCTGCCAAATGATACATTGGAGGCAATCCGTGAATATTTTGTAGCTATTAAAGGTCCGCTTACGACTCCAATCGGAGGCGGTATTCGTTCATTGAACGTAGCTTTGCGTCAAGAGTTGGATTTGTACGTATGTCTGCGTCCAGTTCGTTATTTCGAAGGGGTTCCTTCTCCTGTTAAACGTCCTGAGCTGGTGGATATGGTTATTTTCCGTGAGAATACGGAGGATATTTATGCAGGGATTGAATATCAAGAAGGTTCTGCTGAAGTGAAGAAAGTCATCGAATTCCTGCAAAAAGAGATGGGAGTTAACAAAATCCGTTTCCCTGAAACTTCTGGTATTGGTATCAAACCAGTATCCTCCGAAGGTTCGAAACGTTTGGTGCGCGCTGCGATTGAATATGCGATCAAACACGGACGCAAGAGCGTAACGCTTGTGCACAAAGGAAACATCATGAAGTTCACTGAAGGTGCCTTCAAAAACTGGGGTTATGAAGTTGCTGAGCAAGAGTTCGGAGGTAAGGTCTTCACTTGGAATCAATATGATGTGATTAAAGAACGTGAAGGTGAAGCTGCTGCCAATGCTGCTCAGAAGGATGCTGAAGCTGCAGGCAAAATCATCATCAAGGATGCCATTGCGGATATCGCATTGCAACAAGTTCTGACTCGTCCGACTGATTTTGATGTTATTGCTACCTTGAACCTGAACGGGGACTACCTGTCTGACGCGCTTGCTGCGCAAATCGGCGGTATCGGTATCGCTCCTGGAGCGAACATTAACTATATTTCTGGACATGCGATTTTTGAAGCCACTCATGGCACCGCACCTAAATATGCGGACAAAGATGTTGTGAACCCTGGTTCCGTGATTCTGTCCGGTGTAATGTTGCTGGAGCATCTGGGCTGGCAGGAAGCAGCAGATCTGATTTATAAAGGTATGGAAACAGCTATTAATAACAAGACCGTGACTTATGACTTTGCCCGCCTGATGGAAGGCGCAACTGAACTGAAATGCTCTGCATTTGCCGACGAGATTATTAATCACCTCTAA
- the mdh gene encoding malate dehydrogenase, with the protein MAIKRYKITVVGAGFTGATTALMLAQKELGDVVLLDIPQMENTTKGKALDMLEAGPVQKFDSQITGTSSYEDAADSDIVIITAGIARKPGMSRDDLVNTNAGIVKSVCENIKRVAPDSIVIILSNPVDAMTYAAFNALGFPKSRVIGQSGVLDTARYNTFIAQELKVSVEDVRGFVLGGHGDDMVPLVRYSSVGGIPIDTLISAERIDEIVQRTRVGGGEIVNLLGNGSAYYAPAASLVQMAEAILKDKKRIIPVIALLEGEYGYDNLFMGVPALLGANGIEKIFELELTAEEKAALDKSAESVRSVTAVITV; encoded by the coding sequence TTGGCAATCAAACGTTATAAAATTACAGTTGTAGGTGCCGGTTTTACTGGTGCTACTACAGCTCTTATGCTTGCTCAAAAGGAGCTTGGTGACGTTGTGCTGCTTGATATCCCACAAATGGAGAACACTACCAAGGGGAAGGCACTAGATATGCTGGAAGCAGGTCCTGTACAGAAATTTGACAGTCAAATTACAGGAACCTCAAGCTATGAAGATGCTGCGGATTCAGATATTGTAATCATCACTGCAGGGATTGCCCGTAAACCTGGAATGAGTCGCGATGATCTCGTGAACACCAATGCAGGTATTGTGAAGTCGGTATGCGAGAACATAAAACGTGTAGCACCAGATTCCATTGTAATCATTCTGAGCAATCCAGTTGACGCTATGACCTATGCAGCATTTAATGCGCTGGGTTTTCCGAAGAGTCGCGTAATTGGACAATCCGGAGTGCTGGATACAGCCCGCTATAACACGTTTATTGCACAAGAGCTGAAGGTATCCGTTGAAGATGTACGTGGTTTCGTATTAGGCGGACATGGCGACGATATGGTACCCCTTGTAAGGTATTCCAGTGTCGGTGGCATTCCAATTGATACATTGATATCTGCGGAGCGTATTGATGAGATTGTGCAACGTACACGTGTGGGTGGCGGAGAGATTGTTAACCTCTTAGGAAATGGTAGTGCTTATTATGCACCAGCGGCTTCTTTAGTTCAGATGGCGGAAGCTATCTTGAAGGACAAAAAACGGATCATTCCGGTTATCGCCTTGCTCGAAGGAGAATATGGCTATGATAACCTGTTCATGGGTGTTCCGGCGTTACTTGGTGCCAATGGTATCGAGAAGATTTTTGAACTGGAGCTTACAGCTGAGGAAAAAGCGGCTTTGGATAAGTCTGCTGAGTCCGTGCGTAGCGTAACAGCTGTAATAACTGTATAG
- a CDS encoding AraC family transcriptional regulator: MIGVHYRVAESGWAYPDHHHKIFELLYCYDGNSHQYVEGSSIAFGKGDWLIIPPGLRHYVVNSGLSNYIYLSFHFDIDDLKFREWFQSQAVQKWNNQQMQRSGLNHQLEHLDEFIKNNILARTASTGFPEEIEEMILVKERLRLQAIILMILTELIDVQLSNSENSNTARQANSLYEVETAHQIEKYIAANIHLPELTVNLIAEQLCLSRVQCHKLFTKVYKISPRQYITNLRLKKSKHLLLHTDLKIQMISEQLGFASQSHFSRQFKRWTGVSPLNYRPKSYTNPIRD, encoded by the coding sequence TTGATCGGTGTTCATTATCGTGTAGCAGAATCTGGGTGGGCATACCCTGATCATCATCACAAAATCTTCGAACTATTGTATTGCTACGATGGCAACTCCCATCAATATGTAGAAGGAAGCTCCATCGCCTTTGGTAAAGGGGATTGGTTAATCATTCCGCCTGGCTTACGTCATTATGTAGTTAATTCAGGCCTGAGCAACTATATCTACCTCTCCTTTCATTTCGATATTGACGATTTAAAGTTTCGTGAATGGTTTCAATCTCAGGCTGTACAGAAATGGAATAACCAACAAATGCAGCGTTCGGGATTAAATCACCAGTTGGAACATTTGGATGAATTTATTAAGAACAATATTCTCGCCAGGACGGCATCCACTGGATTTCCCGAGGAAATTGAAGAAATGATCCTTGTAAAAGAAAGGCTTCGTTTGCAAGCGATCATTCTGATGATTTTGACTGAACTCATTGATGTACAGCTCTCGAATTCAGAGAATTCCAACACAGCGAGACAAGCAAACTCTTTGTACGAGGTGGAAACTGCTCATCAGATCGAAAAATATATTGCAGCCAATATTCATTTACCGGAGCTCACGGTTAATTTGATTGCTGAGCAGCTTTGCTTAAGTCGGGTGCAGTGCCATAAGTTGTTTACAAAGGTGTATAAGATATCTCCTAGGCAGTACATAACTAACCTAAGATTAAAGAAGTCAAAACATTTACTGCTTCATACCGATTTAAAAATACAGATGATTTCTGAACAACTCGGGTTTGCTTCCCAGAGCCACTTCAGCCGACAATTCAAGCGATGGACGGGTGTTTCTCCCTTAAACTACCGGCCGAAATCTTATACTAATCCTATCAGGGATTAA